In a single window of the Thiohalophilus sp. genome:
- a CDS encoding complex I subunit 5 family protein produces MTQWNDWIPLWLLGSSLLPGLLIFALPERSVRLRTILNLSGAVFKILLVAWILRHVYFDYAESFETRLSLLPGLDLVLRVGPLAMLFVTLSSVLWLLTTIYAIGYLEGAPHRSRFFGFFSLCVTATVGVALAGNLFTFLLFYELLTLSTYPLVVHRGSDRARRAGQSYLIYTIVGGVLLLLGTVWLYTLTGNLEFTPRGFVADLDASHHPALILIFILLIAGLGVKAALVPLHGWLPQAMVAPAPVSALLHAVAVVKAGAFGIVRVVYEVFGVEFAATLGVTVPLAIVAAITIIYGSVRALFQDDLKRRLAFSTVSQVSYIVIGVAIAGPLATIGGMVHLVHQGLMKITLFFCAGNLAETLGIHKISEMSGVGRRMPWTMAAFTIGAFGMIGLPPVAGFISKWYLSLGALESGHDWVVGVLVISSLLNAAYFLPVLYTAWFGPPPEQWPQARDFGRRETAWALLLPALVTAGSALLVGILAATPFSPLAWATLIAEREFYLP; encoded by the coding sequence ATGACCCAATGGAATGACTGGATCCCGCTGTGGTTGCTGGGCAGCTCGCTGTTGCCGGGTCTGTTGATCTTTGCTTTGCCGGAACGCAGCGTACGCCTGCGCACGATTCTCAACCTGTCCGGTGCGGTGTTCAAGATCCTGCTGGTGGCCTGGATCCTGCGGCATGTCTATTTCGATTATGCCGAGAGTTTTGAAACCCGGTTGAGCCTGTTGCCCGGGCTTGATCTGGTATTGCGGGTCGGGCCGCTGGCCATGCTGTTTGTGACCCTGTCCAGCGTATTGTGGTTGTTAACCACGATCTATGCCATCGGCTACCTGGAAGGCGCGCCGCATCGCAGCCGCTTTTTTGGCTTCTTCAGCCTGTGCGTGACCGCCACCGTCGGGGTGGCCTTGGCCGGCAATCTGTTTACTTTCCTGCTGTTTTACGAGCTGCTGACCCTGTCCACTTATCCTCTGGTCGTGCACCGCGGCAGCGACAGGGCACGCCGTGCGGGACAAAGCTATCTGATCTACACCATCGTCGGTGGCGTGTTGTTGTTGCTGGGCACGGTCTGGTTATACACCCTGACCGGGAATCTGGAGTTCACCCCGCGTGGCTTCGTGGCCGATCTGGATGCAAGCCATCACCCGGCGCTGATACTGATTTTCATTCTGTTGATCGCCGGACTGGGGGTCAAGGCGGCACTGGTGCCGTTACATGGCTGGTTACCGCAGGCGATGGTGGCGCCGGCGCCGGTCAGCGCACTGTTGCATGCGGTGGCGGTGGTCAAGGCCGGGGCGTTCGGGATAGTGCGCGTGGTGTATGAAGTGTTCGGCGTGGAGTTTGCCGCCACGCTGGGGGTCACCGTGCCGCTGGCGATCGTTGCGGCGATCACCATTATCTATGGTTCCGTGCGAGCGTTGTTTCAGGACGATCTCAAACGGCGGCTGGCGTTTTCCACGGTGAGTCAGGTTTCCTACATTGTGATCGGGGTGGCGATTGCCGGACCGCTCGCCACCATCGGCGGCATGGTGCATCTGGTGCATCAGGGGCTGATGAAGATCACCCTGTTCTTCTGCGCCGGCAACCTGGCCGAAACCCTGGGCATTCACAAGATCAGCGAGATGTCGGGGGTGGGGCGGCGCATGCCCTGGACCATGGCGGCGTTTACCATCGGCGCCTTTGGCATGATCGGTTTGCCGCCGGTGGCCGGGTTTATTAGCAAATGGTATCTGAGTCTGGGTGCGCTGGAGAGCGGACATGACTGGGTCGTGGGGGTATTGGTGATCAGCAGCCTGCTCAATGCCGCCTATTTTCTGCCGGTGTTGTATACCGCCTGGTTCGGGCCGCCTCCCGAACAATGGCCGCAGGCGCGTGACTTTGGACGCCGTGAAACCGCCTGGGCATTGTTGCTCCCCGCGCTGGTGACGGCCGGCAGTGCGTTGCTGGTGGGGATACTGGCGGCCACGCCATTCAGTCCGCTGGCCTGGGCCACACTCATCGCCGAACGGGAGTTCTATCTGCCATGA
- a CDS encoding DUF4168 domain-containing protein: protein MWINKKSLLVALFGMGLTFGAGTTAYAQGGAQQGQPPQQQGGQAAEVDDASLNKFKDAFAEVNSIRESFAGKLENVEDPQKAQKLQQEAQKNMVSAVEDAGLSVQEYNQIFAAVQQNPELQQKVLGDQ from the coding sequence ATGTGGATTAACAAAAAATCACTGTTGGTTGCACTGTTTGGGATGGGCCTGACCTTCGGCGCCGGCACCACTGCCTACGCCCAGGGCGGCGCGCAGCAAGGACAGCCCCCGCAGCAACAGGGTGGTCAGGCCGCCGAGGTAGATGACGCATCGCTGAATAAATTCAAGGACGCTTTTGCCGAAGTCAACAGCATTCGTGAATCCTTTGCCGGCAAGCTGGAAAATGTTGAAGATCCGCAGAAGGCCCAGAAACTGCAGCAAGAGGCCCAGAAGAATATGGTCAGCGCTGTCGAAGACGCCGGTCTGTCTGTTCAGGAGTACAACCAGATCTTCGCGGCAGTTCAGCAGAACCCGGAACTGCAGCAGAAGGTACTTGGCGATCAGTAA
- a CDS encoding sigma-54 dependent transcriptional regulator, giving the protein MTDTTNSPDILVVEDDASLRKLLIEELQDAGYQTAGAPDAEQAWQWLRDRPVDLVISDLRLPGADAMALLQQTRQLQVAPGFIIITGFGTVSQAVDALKEGADDFLTKPVDLQHLIMSVQRVNETRRLRLELTRYRELLGSGDFYGLIGRSAPMQRLYTQITQIARAAGPVLIEGESGVGKELVARALHAESEYADGPFIAVNCAAIPAELLESELFGHAAGAFSGAQKARRGLFLEASGGSLLLDEIGELPIGMQAKLLRVLQEQRLRPVGANREEHVEVRILAATNSDLEREVSEGNFREDLFYRLNTFTLHVPPLRERGEDLGLLTARFIDEFSARFDHPIQGITDRALQQLKAYPFPGNVRELSNIIEWAVTFCHASQIDTEHLPDRLLKSTEIKIDARLPDMLAGNETELLPLQELERRYIEHVIKHVDGNKRRAAEILGIGRRTLYRRLGENDEN; this is encoded by the coding sequence ATGACTGACACGACAAATTCGCCTGACATCCTGGTCGTGGAAGATGATGCCTCGTTGCGCAAATTACTGATCGAGGAGTTACAGGATGCCGGCTATCAAACAGCAGGGGCCCCCGATGCCGAGCAGGCCTGGCAATGGCTCAGGGACAGGCCGGTGGATCTGGTTATCAGTGATCTACGCCTGCCCGGCGCCGACGCCATGGCCTTGCTGCAGCAGACCCGACAGCTGCAGGTGGCACCGGGGTTTATCATTATCACCGGCTTTGGCACTGTCTCCCAGGCCGTGGATGCGCTCAAGGAAGGCGCCGACGACTTTTTGACCAAGCCGGTGGATTTGCAACATCTGATAATGAGCGTGCAACGGGTCAACGAAACCCGCCGCCTGCGTCTGGAGTTGACCCGCTACCGCGAACTGCTGGGTAGCGGTGACTTTTATGGCCTCATCGGCCGCAGCGCCCCGATGCAACGCCTGTATACCCAGATCACGCAAATCGCCCGGGCCGCCGGCCCGGTGTTGATAGAAGGTGAAAGCGGGGTTGGCAAGGAGCTGGTCGCACGCGCCCTGCACGCCGAAAGCGAGTATGCCGACGGCCCGTTTATCGCCGTCAACTGCGCCGCGATTCCCGCCGAACTGCTCGAAAGTGAACTGTTCGGCCATGCCGCGGGCGCCTTCTCCGGCGCGCAAAAGGCACGCCGCGGGCTGTTTCTGGAAGCCAGTGGCGGCAGCCTGTTACTGGATGAGATCGGTGAGCTGCCGATCGGCATGCAGGCCAAGTTATTGCGCGTCTTGCAGGAACAGCGTCTGCGACCGGTCGGGGCCAATCGTGAGGAGCATGTCGAGGTACGGATTCTGGCCGCCACCAACAGCGATCTGGAACGTGAAGTCAGTGAAGGTAACTTCCGCGAGGATCTGTTTTATCGGTTGAACACCTTTACCCTGCATGTTCCGCCATTGCGCGAACGCGGCGAGGATCTGGGGCTGCTGACCGCCCGCTTTATCGACGAGTTCAGCGCCCGCTTCGACCATCCCATTCAGGGCATTACCGATCGCGCCCTGCAACAACTCAAGGCCTATCCGTTTCCGGGGAATGTGCGTGAGCTGTCCAACATTATCGAGTGGGCCGTCACGTTTTGTCATGCCAGTCAGATCGATACCGAACACCTGCCCGACCGCCTGCTCAAAAGTACCGAGATCAAAATTGACGCACGACTGCCCGACATGCTGGCCGGCAATGAGACGGAACTGTTGCCACTACAGGAACTCGAGCGTCGCTATATTGAACACGTTATCAAGCACGTTGACGGCAACAAGCGACGAGCCGCGGAAATCCTCGGCATCGGTCGGCGCACCCTTTACCGTCGTCTTGGTGAAAATGATGAGAACTGA
- a CDS encoding ATP-binding protein, giving the protein MSPRRYNLRTALLMFVLLPLLAFSAIAGWYSFRVLESQTQERMEEEIELVARAIRQPLIYAIEQGREGALVQALESTLRISRVYGAYVYDADGNRLGTSGPTKPAATSGRVAQMVTEGDRREEYNRVTGGEDVYSYFLPLSNDAGQITGMLQVTRRASEFESYITRLRYQGLAVLIITALLLTVVIYYGHYKAFGSHISAMLKTIGQIGAGKREQRVPTDGPRELQELAVGLNRMLENLISQEAVVVRQKQEQAILEDRLQRSERMAAIGQLAAGVAHELGTPLNVVDGKAQRALRHTDLEPAVTESLQEIRHEVRRMNFIVRQLMDFGRSNPLQCQPERADRVIRSVLTQVASDARYRHIDVSMTEHAPAPTLMIDRLRMEQALSNLLHNAVQSATHRVQIGWFANEEQVGFMIDDDGPGIADADRERIFEPFYTTKSVDEGTGLGLAVAHAAVSDHDGRIEIETSPLGGARFRVVLPRPQTGDDND; this is encoded by the coding sequence GTGTCGCCACGACGTTATAACCTGCGTACCGCCCTGCTGATGTTTGTCCTGTTGCCCTTGCTGGCGTTCAGTGCCATCGCCGGCTGGTATTCCTTTCGCGTCCTCGAATCCCAGACCCAGGAGCGCATGGAAGAAGAGATCGAGCTGGTGGCCCGGGCGATTCGCCAGCCGTTGATCTATGCCATAGAGCAGGGACGGGAGGGTGCGCTGGTCCAGGCACTGGAGTCGACCCTGCGCATCAGCCGCGTTTATGGCGCCTATGTCTACGATGCCGACGGCAACCGCCTCGGTACCAGCGGTCCGACCAAGCCGGCCGCCACCAGCGGCCGGGTCGCGCAGATGGTCACCGAAGGCGATCGGCGTGAAGAGTACAACCGCGTTACCGGCGGCGAGGATGTCTATTCCTATTTTTTACCCTTGTCCAACGATGCCGGACAGATCACCGGCATGTTGCAGGTCACCCGCCGGGCCAGCGAATTCGAATCCTATATTACCCGCCTGCGTTATCAGGGTCTGGCCGTTTTGATCATTACCGCGCTGCTGTTGACCGTGGTGATCTATTACGGCCATTACAAGGCCTTCGGTTCTCATATCAGTGCCATGCTTAAAACCATTGGCCAGATCGGCGCCGGCAAGCGAGAGCAACGGGTGCCCACCGACGGTCCGCGTGAGCTGCAGGAACTGGCCGTCGGCCTGAACCGGATGCTGGAAAATCTGATCAGCCAGGAGGCGGTGGTGGTACGCCAGAAACAGGAGCAGGCGATACTCGAAGACCGCCTGCAACGCTCGGAGCGCATGGCGGCCATCGGCCAGCTGGCCGCCGGCGTGGCCCACGAACTGGGCACACCTTTGAATGTGGTCGACGGCAAGGCCCAGCGTGCGCTGCGCCACACCGATCTGGAGCCGGCAGTCACCGAATCACTGCAAGAGATTCGTCATGAAGTGCGACGCATGAACTTTATCGTGCGCCAGCTGATGGACTTCGGGCGCAGCAATCCCTTGCAGTGTCAGCCCGAACGCGCCGATCGGGTGATTCGGTCCGTCCTCACCCAGGTCGCCAGCGACGCCCGTTACCGGCATATCGATGTCAGTATGACCGAACATGCACCCGCGCCGACACTGATGATCGATCGCCTGCGGATGGAACAGGCGCTCTCCAATCTGCTGCACAATGCCGTGCAATCCGCGACACACCGCGTACAAATCGGCTGGTTCGCCAATGAGGAACAGGTCGGCTTTATGATCGATGATGACGGTCCGGGTATTGCCGACGCGGATCGGGAACGTATCTTCGAGCCGTTTTATACCACCAAGAGTGTCGACGAAGGCACGGGACTGGGGCTGGCCGTCGCCCATGCCGCGGTCAGCGATCATGACGGCCGGATCGAAATCGAGACCAGTCCGCTCGGGGGCGCCCGTTTTCGCGTTGTGCTGCCCCGGCCACAAACCGGAGATGACAATGACTGA
- the cysZ gene encoding sulfate transporter CysZ: MISNPFTGAGYLLRGLSLIGKPGVKRHVVFPLIINILIFAGLIWLLAAQFEILLEWLMPTLPDWLAWLDSLLWFIFAITTGIAVFFSFTVLANLIGSPFNSFLSAAVEKNLTGHSPISEVGVFEETVKALTGEVKKMLLFAGIAIVLLIITLIPVINLVAPVLWVIFSAWMLSIEYLDYPLGNQGLSFPDIRRVIRQKRFLSLGFGGAVMLATLIPVLNFLVMPVAVAGATALRVEQFKRHPAG; encoded by the coding sequence ATGATCAGTAATCCATTTACCGGCGCCGGTTATCTGCTGCGCGGCCTGAGCCTGATTGGCAAGCCCGGCGTGAAACGCCATGTTGTGTTTCCCCTGATTATCAACATTCTGATCTTTGCCGGTTTGATCTGGCTGCTGGCCGCGCAATTCGAAATACTGCTGGAGTGGCTGATGCCGACGTTGCCTGACTGGCTGGCCTGGCTGGACAGCCTGCTCTGGTTTATTTTTGCCATCACCACAGGCATCGCGGTGTTCTTCAGTTTTACCGTGCTGGCCAACCTGATCGGCTCGCCGTTCAACAGTTTTTTATCCGCCGCGGTGGAGAAAAACCTGACCGGACATTCGCCCATCAGCGAGGTAGGGGTGTTCGAGGAGACTGTCAAGGCCCTGACCGGTGAGGTCAAAAAGATGCTGCTCTTCGCCGGCATCGCCATCGTATTGTTGATCATCACCCTGATTCCGGTAATCAACCTGGTTGCGCCGGTGCTGTGGGTGATCTTCAGCGCCTGGATGCTGAGCATCGAGTACCTCGACTACCCGCTGGGCAATCAGGGATTGAGTTTCCCGGACATCCGTCGGGTAATCCGGCAAAAACGTTTTTTATCACTGGGCTTCGGTGGCGCGGTGATGCTGGCCACATTGATTCCGGTATTAAACTTTCTGGTGATGCCGGTTGCGGTTGCCGGGGCGACGGCTTTGCGGGTCGAGCAATTCAAACGTCATCCGGCGGGATAG
- a CDS encoding FGGY-family carbohydrate kinase, translating to MTSSHSDNRHTALYVGIDLGTSGCRATAINRDATILYTASTDLPPAIAEGSARFQDPLLWWQAVERVLDELFEQIDPTRVKRIAVDGTSGSVLVTNAAGEPLREALLYNDQRDPVYVEHLKAMAPPDNPVLSPNAGLVKLLWLSMHVDKSALAHCLHQADWIAGKLTDRYGISDVNNCLKTGFNAEHHTWPRWMDTLPLDNAWLPKVQQPGAPVGPISDHMAKRFNLSAETLIVSGTTDSTASFIATGAGKPGEAVTVLGSTLVLKVLGPTPILSADYGVYSQPLGDLWLVGGASNSGGAVLKHHFSDVQLQAMTTQLDPQQPTELNYYPLPAQGERFPINDPHLSPQLEPRPDDDVTFFQGMLEGIARIEKQGYERLAELGAPFPKRILTAGGGSVNEAWTQIRQNLLGIPVETAPNTEAAYGSALIALHSEEQC from the coding sequence ATGACTTCTTCACATTCCGACAACCGTCACACTGCACTCTATGTAGGGATTGATCTGGGGACGTCCGGTTGCCGGGCGACGGCGATCAATCGGGACGCCACGATACTCTACACGGCCAGCACCGATCTGCCTCCTGCCATTGCCGAGGGCAGTGCTCGGTTTCAGGATCCTTTGCTCTGGTGGCAGGCAGTGGAACGGGTGCTGGATGAACTGTTTGAGCAGATCGATCCCACCCGGGTAAAACGCATCGCCGTGGACGGCACCTCGGGTTCGGTGCTGGTGACCAATGCCGCCGGCGAGCCGTTACGCGAGGCGTTGCTCTACAACGATCAGCGCGATCCGGTTTACGTCGAACACCTCAAGGCGATGGCGCCGCCGGATAACCCGGTGCTCAGCCCCAACGCCGGGCTGGTCAAGCTGTTGTGGCTGAGCATGCACGTCGATAAAAGCGCCCTTGCCCACTGTCTGCATCAGGCCGACTGGATTGCCGGCAAACTCACCGATCGTTACGGCATCAGTGATGTCAACAACTGCCTCAAAACCGGCTTCAATGCCGAGCACCATACCTGGCCACGCTGGATGGATACCCTGCCGCTGGACAACGCCTGGTTGCCGAAGGTGCAACAGCCCGGCGCGCCGGTCGGCCCGATCAGCGATCATATGGCCAAACGTTTCAATCTGTCAGCGGAGACATTGATCGTCAGCGGCACCACCGACAGCACCGCCTCGTTTATCGCGACCGGTGCCGGCAAGCCGGGCGAGGCGGTAACCGTGCTGGGCTCCACGCTGGTGCTGAAAGTCCTCGGTCCCACGCCCATTCTCTCGGCCGACTACGGTGTTTACAGTCAGCCGCTGGGCGACTTGTGGCTGGTGGGCGGCGCCTCCAACAGCGGCGGCGCGGTATTGAAACACCATTTCAGTGATGTACAACTGCAGGCGATGACGACACAACTGGATCCGCAACAGCCAACCGAACTCAACTACTATCCCCTGCCGGCTCAGGGGGAACGCTTTCCCATCAACGACCCGCACCTGAGCCCGCAACTGGAACCGCGTCCCGACGACGATGTCACGTTTTTTCAGGGCATGCTCGAAGGTATCGCGCGCATCGAAAAACAGGGCTACGAGCGGCTCGCCGAACTCGGCGCGCCCTTCCCCAAACGCATCCTCACCGCCGGCGGCGGCAGCGTCAACGAGGCCTGGACACAAATACGCCAGAATCTGCTGGGTATCCCGGTGGAAACCGCACCCAACACCGAAGCGGCCTACGGCAGCGCACTCATCGCTCTACATTCTGAAGAACAGTGCTAA
- the queF gene encoding preQ(1) synthase has product MPSQPSKTLETFDNPMPERDYTIRIEVPEFTCLCPKTGQPDFATLYLEYVPEAKCVELKSLKMYVWTYRDEGAFHEKVTNTILDDLVRATEPRFMRLTAKFNVRGGVYTSVIAEHRQPDWQAPEAVKLP; this is encoded by the coding sequence ATGCCCAGCCAGCCCAGCAAAACCCTCGAAACCTTCGACAATCCGATGCCGGAACGGGATTATACCATCCGCATCGAGGTGCCGGAGTTTACCTGTCTGTGTCCCAAGACCGGCCAGCCGGACTTCGCCACGCTCTATCTGGAATACGTACCCGAGGCCAAATGCGTCGAGCTCAAGTCGTTGAAGATGTACGTCTGGACCTATCGCGACGAAGGCGCCTTTCACGAAAAAGTCACCAATACCATTCTCGATGATCTGGTCCGGGCGACCGAGCCGCGCTTCATGCGCCTGACTGCAAAATTCAATGTGCGCGGCGGTGTCTATACTTCCGTCATCGCCGAACACCGCCAGCCCGACTGGCAAGCACCCGAGGCCGTCAAGTTACCTTGA